CGCACCCCGAGTCGTTGAACACCCGCTCGCCCCGCTGGGCCAGCGCCCCCTGGGGCGGGGCCCGGCCGGCCGCCTCGGACGCCAGCCACTGCTCGAACTCGGCCTCGGGCTGGGCCACGACCAGGAACTGCATCTTGGTGTGGTCGAGCCCGCAGTACTCGGCGCACACCCCCCGGTACACCCCGGCCTGGCGGGCCACCAGGTTGAGATTGGTCGTCTCCCCCGGGATGTTGTCGATCTTGCCGGCCAGCTCGGGCACCCAGAAGCTGTGGACCACGTCTTGCGAACGCAGGGTGAGGTCGACCGGCCGGCCCACGGGGATGTGGAGCTCGTTGGCGGTGACGGCGCCGCTCTCGGGGTAGCGGACCTCCCACCAGTACTGGTGGGCGACGACCTCGACGGCCAGGTGCGTGGCCCCGGCCTGGAACGCCACCCGGTTGGTCGTGCGCATCACGACCAGCGAGAGGGGCACGAGCACGACCAGGGGCAGCACCACGCCCCCGGCCACCACCAACGGGTAGCCGGCCCGGTCGCCCACCTCCCCGTCCACGTCACCGGCGGCCCGGGGGCGGGAGGCCACGACCGCCCGCACGAGCACCGCCGCCACCAGCACGAACACGGCCGTCCCGAGCCCGAACAGCAGCCACCACAGCCCGGCGATCTCCCTGGCCCCATCGCCCTTGGGGGCCAGGGCGTTGGGCCCGTCCCCGCAGGCGGCCAGCCCCATGCCCACGGCCACCGCGGCCCCGGTCCGTGCCGCCACCGCCTTCACGGCGCCCCGCCTTCGTCGTCCCGAGCGGCCAGGTCGCGGCAGAACCGCCACGCCAGCAGGCCGGCGCCCACCGGGACCACCGCCAACGCCACCCGGTAGGCGGTTGTCATGGTATCGACCCCCACGCCCAGGGCCAGGCCCTGCAGGTCGTGGCTCCCGGCGAACACCAGCGTGCCCAGAAAGGCCAGGGCAGCCACACCCAGGGCGGTGCGGACGGGCCGGTCGCGCGGCCGGTCCAGGAGGTGGTGGGGGTTGTGGTCGCCCGTCACCCGGGCCTCCAGGTACGGCCAGGCGTAGAGGACCGCGAAGACCACCAGGGGCAGCAGCACCCCCGCGAAGAACGGGCTGGGGACCTCCCGGCCCCACAGCACGAGGTCGAGGGCGGGCAGGACGCGCAGGGCCCCCTCCACCCACCCCAGGTACCAGTCAGGCTGGGCGGGGACGGTGGCCGAGGCCGCGTCGAACGGCCCGTACAGCCACACCGGGCCGATCTGGACGAGGCCGCCCAGCCCGACGAGCACGGCGCCGACCACGCAGAACAGGGCGGCCGACCGGGCCGCATAGGAGGGCCACAGCTTCTCGCCCACGACGTTGCCCTCGCTGGCCCCGTGGCCTCGGAACTGGGTGTGGGTCTGGCGCCATACGAGCACCATGTGGGCCGCGAACAGCCCGACGATGGCCAGCGGCAGGATGACCACGTGGAGCCACCACAAGCGAGAGATGAGCCCGGG
The Actinomycetota bacterium genome window above contains:
- a CDS encoding cytochrome b N-terminal domain-containing protein; this translates as MSPGRVGAFVEKAKEKVFPDHWSFLLGEVAMYSLAVLVVTGLFLTLFFDASGERVTYDGSYAPLQGVEVSRAYHSVLDITFEHRAGLLMRQTHHWAALVFAGAIVVHAARVFFTGGFRRPRRLNWTIGVTLAALAVANGFFGLSLTDDLLSGTGLRIGYSFALSVPVIGPGLVSMLFGGELPSPGLISRLWWLHVVILPLAIVGLFAAHMVLVWRQTHTQFRGHGASEGNVVGEKLWPSYAARSAALFCVVGAVLVGLGGLVQIGPVWLYGPFDAASATVPAQPDWYLGWVEGALRVLPALDLVLWGREVPSPFFAGVLLPLVVFAVLYAWPYLEARVTGDHNPHHLLDRPRDRPVRTALGVAALAFLGTLVFAGSHDLQGLALGVGVDTMTTAYRVALAVVPVGAGLLAWRFCRDLAARDDEGGAP
- the coxB gene encoding cytochrome c oxidase subunit II; its protein translation is MKAVAARTGAAVAVGMGLAACGDGPNALAPKGDGAREIAGLWWLLFGLGTAVFVLVAAVLVRAVVASRPRAAGDVDGEVGDRAGYPLVVAGGVVLPLVVLVPLSLVVMRTTNRVAFQAGATHLAVEVVAHQYWWEVRYPESGAVTANELHIPVGRPVDLTLRSQDVVHSFWVPELAGKIDNIPGETTNLNLVARQAGVYRGVCAEYCGLDHTKMQFLVVAQPEAEFEQWLASEAAGRAPPQGALAQRGERVFNDSGCGACHTVRGTAAAGVLGPDLTHFGRRQTIGAATVANNRGNLGGWVANPRSLKAGAKMPATPLDGDELQAVIAYLEGLR